A stretch of DNA from Anopheles nili chromosome 2, idAnoNiliSN_F5_01, whole genome shotgun sequence:
atgctacatttagctccaagttgccactaagcagcgctgcataacgactgaaaatatactcttaaggggcatcgacttaagcgctgcttaacggcaaaatcaaccttatttgtctcactgggaagcttgctatcattctatcacaatgttatcagaaacaaattatttcctttacaacttctgtccgaagaataaggagtatttattagcatcatgacgggccaaatataatttaatttttgggcgtatgtacaacacgttgaaattctataccaagtattctgggttcgattcctataacacgagcgcaggaaaaaaagatgaatttagtagcaaggagataatttcaagtatgggaaatatgtgtaaaggggtggggggtggagagtagtcaaatagtagatagaatcagagagaatcaggaaattgagagaaaataaaagcaagaataagagagagcgaaaaaattttttttgtctgaatgctacttttagggcttaagcagcgctctatactaaaaaacggttgccgctaagcagctgcgatactacatttagctccaagttgccactaagcagcgctgcataacgactgaaaatatactctcaaggggcatcgacttaagcgctgcttaacggcaaaatgaaccttatttgtctcactgggaagcttgctatcattctatcacaatgttatcagaaacaaattatttcctttacaacttctgtccgaagaataaggagtatttattagcatcatgacgggccaaatataatttaatttttgggcgtatgtacaacacgttgaaattctataccaagtattctgggttcgattcctataacacgagcgcaggaaaaaaagatgaatttagtagcaaggagataatttcaagtatgggaaatatgtgtaaaggggtggggagtggagagtagtcaaaaagtagatagaatcagagagaatcaggaaattgaaagaaaataaaagcaagaataagagagagcgaaaaattttttttttgtctgaatgctacttttagggcttaagcagcgcttaagcagcgctctatactaaaaaacggttgccgctaagcagctgcgatgctacatttagctccaagttgccactaagcagcgctgcataacgactgaaaatatactcttaaggggcatcgacttaagcgctgcttaacggcaaaatcaaccttatttgtctcactgggaagcttgctatcattctatcacaatgttatcagaaacaaattatttcctttacaacttctgtccgaagaataaggagtatttattagcatcatgacgggccaaatataatttaatttttgggcgtatgtacaacacgttgaaattctataccaagtattctgggttcgattcctataacacgagcgcaggaaaaaaagatgaatttagtagcaaggagataatttcaagtatgggaaatatgtgtaaaggggtggggggtggagagtagtcaaatagtagatagaatcagagagaatcaggaaattgagagaaaataaaagcaagaataagagagagcgaaaaaaatttttttgtctgaatgctacttttagggcttaagcagcgcttaagcagcgctctatactaacaaacggttgccgctaagcagctgcgatgctacatttagctccaagttgccactaagcagcgctgcataacgactgaaaatatactcttaaggggcatcgacttaagcgctgcttaacggcaaaatgaaccttatttgtctcactgggatactcttaaggggcatcgacttaagcgctgcttaacggcaaaatgaaccttatttgtctcactgggccctcctgggatcatgcgggtccgacatcctgtcggtccgcctcactctccttgttcttttttaggatgttttctctctggtatgtcttctttttcactatgcgggaaatactgtgtgtttttgttcttcactattacactggatgtatgtcacgcccacttattttggtccaccgttttttacacttttgaacttaggcacaaagccactcccactttcttttgttttctgcaaaattaggcaaaggaggagctaagctaagcgtcaacgataaacatatgctgtgtgataacatccagggccttcgatgcaattctgtactccgtacgcgttttggttgcctcatcccatcttcccccctcttcctctctccctctccttcgtgaacagcttttttttgtttcacttttcatttttcagacaaaatacacccgatgcgtggatccgatgcatttttagctgcaaagaactatgtttcactatattccccacccgcaacctccctttccctaggtgtcgggaagctagacctcaattcttttcaatagacaattgatggtcctgaaaaggaccgttttttgtgggacccaacagactgactgaccgaccgaccgaccgaccgaccgatcgaccgaccgatcgatcgaccgatcgaccgaacacttaagcacgctcgccacggatacgacgcgccagctgggtgtcctttggcatgatggtaacacgcttggcgagaatcgcgcacagattcgtgtcctcgaacagaccgaccaagtacgcctcgctggcctcctgcagcaccatcacggccgagctctggaagcgcagatcggtcttgaagtcctgagcgatctcacgcaccagccgctggaagggcagcttgcggatcagcagctcgGTCGACTTCTGGTAGCGACGGATCTCGCGCAGCGCGACCGTAACGGGGCAGTAACGATGGGGCTTCTtcacaccaccagtggccgggGCACTCTTGGGCGCTGCCTTGGTGGCGAGCTGCTTGCGGGGAGCTTTTCCTCCGgttcaagtcatatagaaagctctagcaaagccgcgggcttttgaccgttcgttggcttgtggttgagccaaccatttcccaagaacaaacgtgtatgatctgtgtggtgaacacgtgcgatatcctcttaaccacgcgtcgaccgttacgcttacggtgttgagttggcagcaggtctagctgttttgtcatacaatttcgCGGGATATCAATGTTCGatggccatggattacggggaatcattttatagagcagtcttcggttgtatgtgaaacaacccaatcaatcttcttcttctttactggcccgatcattgaagtcttgtgtacaaaacaatcaatcaatattcagtcagctgccatacaatcaatattcagtcagtcttgtggtttgtgtaacCTGCTCTGATGCACCTTGCAcgtaaggaaaggttcgccgtcgtttcactatcgtttaccggcccctacaaataaaagcacgaattgtttaaaaatcgtctaacctaatctgcagcatacataccataccataccatatcatactagccgctcggcacccaggcgcacagagaatttgagcttcttcttcagcttcgttcagcttcaattggcattggcaatcacaactttgtttggtcctaaaaaaaaaaacaacaaaaaacaaccaaaaatgagtggttttactctagcttactatgttagtgaatttttgcaacctctactaccgataaataccgctttacgaccattgcgataaaattcaactgttccatgcatcaattaataacaccaataataagaataataatgtcaataataatgagaataatttatttcatttaccaacttacacattatcaattttttttgtgtatttttatagagactttgagccggcgtggctacattcgcctctaaagtTCCGTATATTCCGatgttgtttggctttgcagcTGTGAGGTGGTTATATTTGATACTGTGGATTCTTGTGCAAGTTGTTCGAGCTTTTGGATGTTAGCGTCTCTGGAGTTGCCGTGTTCTAAAGCAGAGAGTACGCTGGCACTATCTGTGAATATGACAGATGGTTTGTCGGAACGTAGGCATTCTTCTATTGCAATGATGATGGCTATTGcttcggcagaaaaggatgatgtatgttctggcagtttgatggcgattttgtcaaatttggaataaattccacagcccgctgtgttgttgtggctagagacatctgtgtaaatgtggtggtggtgtttgtaatATGTTTGGCGCATTTCAGAGAAAAGAGTGttggtttcaatctttcgttgctgtttgttgaaactgtctCGGAAATGCCAGTTTACTTGGATTGGTGGAAGGTCCCATGGACGGGAGGTGTTGCGGATGAGTTTTGATATGCCAGGAAGTTGTTTTTGGGTAAGTTTTTCAAGACCTTTGTTGGCTCTGTCTACTATGGTGTTTCCAGCTTCGCCTTTTTCTCTTATCCGGCAGGCCGCGACTACTAGTCTTTTGGTAACCAGATGTTGAATCGGCAGGAGTCCACTCTCACATAATATAGATTTGTTGGGGCTGGTGACAAATGCTCCTGAAGCGAATTTAACTGCTTCGTGATAGATCGGGCTTATTGTTTTTTCAAAGGTCTCCCTTTGCCTGGAGACTATTTCTATCCCATATAGAAGTTTTGGTAGTAGCCAAGcatcgattatttttattaatgagCATCTGCATGCTTTATGTTTTCCTGCACCGAGCATTCGGAATAGCTTGATTCGGGATATAGCCTCTTTTTTGACTCGTTTGGAATgtggggaaaaggaaagacgGGAGTCAAGGGTTACGCCGAGGATGTCGGCTTTCTTGACGCTTGGGATGGGGGATTTATTGAAGAGAAgtggagtttgtttgtgtctgtgttttgATCTGTTGCATATGTGCAGGGTCATCGCCGACCCTCCCACTCCTTTCCAACATCATTCTGGAATCAGCTGAAAATTGTATACCAACTACAAAAGGCAATAAAGGCAACAGATGGTGTTGCTGAGCGGACTCTCGAACAGGCCCCGCGAAGGAAGGGCCTCCTAGCAAGAGAGtgtcgctggcagcagcaattATAATTGTACGGGAATCTGCCCGAGCAAGGTCTCGCACCGTTGATCTCCAAGGAgtttccaaccttcccgctagttgttccAGCTACCGAATAATTCGGGGAACCTATGCCGCAGAAGGGGGAGATCTGGTGTTGGACAGTTCGGATATGGGCAGAAACCCGGCGTGAgaaacaaccgcgtgctgtaattgaggaaagcgtttcaacaaatgaagtACCTCCTCGTATGAGCTCTTGATTGaatctgatttattttccatacatTTTAGCTTATATACTAATGGTCAAGCAGGTCTTTcccacggttcgttcggtttggtttggtttggttttacaatttggCCGGTCAGCGGTTTGAAACATCGTCCCAGTGAACTGCTTCGTcgattgctgttgccgttggtagTGCGTTTGCGTAGTGTGCGGAAGTGTTTTGGGTCTGGCGATACCATGGTCATGCGGGAGTCATGCAgttctgttattgttttgtaaacttGTCCCATATTTTTATGGCTGACGCGCTTGTTTCAGTCTCATGTATCGTGCCCAttgatgtttatatatttattaggggtaacgataacgattcttccacaagtaacagaagtgacgaaataattttaaaccgacTCGTTGCGCACGCAACATTCTCCCCTTTGTAGTTCATCCTGATGAATTACACCTAATCTCGTGGTTTGAAATGTCGCTTCACAGGTCGTTCGCTTAGCTCTATTTCTTCGGGTACAGTCCCTTctgatatttttacttttgatcgttttgaaTACATGAACAAAATTGCTCCTAAGATTAATATGTCACAGATCAATAGCGCGCAAAATATTATTAGAACTTTGTGATTCGTAGTGAGCGTAGTATGGCTGTTCTCGAAAGTATTGTGTTTGATAAAATAGTGTTTaacttggttttcttttgctacatCTGCGCTTATTTCTTGATTCTCTGAGTAAAGGATACATCCTGTGTCCATTTCTATGAGCGCTGCGTGGtatgttaattgaattgagcGTTCGTTACATTTGACGTGTATGTTATTTATATCACTAGTATAGTAAAGCACTGGATTAGCTTCTTTCATATGATACATTCTCGTGTACGAGAGTGGAAGTATTTCGGTTTTACAATTAGATGATTTTTCGTTTGgtaatttttgtgttaaacaatttttctcaCTAGACAATATAGGATGACATTCGatacatattgtttcgttAATCCATTCTGTTTTTTGCGGATAAAAGAATTTTCTATTATCATTTATGGCTATTGTGGTTTCGTTCAAAAGTATTACTCGTTTACTAACTCTGTTGGGCACAGGATATGCTTTGAACACTTCATATGGTATGTCTTCCATAACTAAGATAGATACCGTTATTGTCACGTTCCCTGATTCTTCTTGCACCTTAATCTGTGGTTTGTTATATACCGTATGTCCACTTGGAATATTTGCGCGAAATTCATTAAGAACGTTTCTTACATCTTCTTTAGTTAGAGGCTCTACTCTTAACATTCGATAGTTTTCTTCAATATTCGACATCATTTGATGTGCCATCAGTGTTAGCTCTAACAATCTAATTCTTTCAaggacgtgtttgttttttgcatcagTGTGCCTAATTTCTTGTTCCAAAtgtaaggttttatttttaaagattgTTTCCGCGTTTTTGTAATGTTCATGAACCGCGTTTAGACTTCGAATTAATTCTTTAAACTTGATTTGTTCAATCGTCTGTAGTTTGCTTAGTTCTTTCTTCACTTCGTCACCACCGACTAGCATGTCTTTCAAAAATCCAAGAATTCCACCGCTACGCTTACTTCTTGCCGTTATGCGTATTTGTCGTTCAACGTTATGACTCTGTTGTCTTACCATAGCTACCGCATCGccgagatttgttttctttgcctcgCGTAGATTGAGATAAAGTTGATTTCGATCATACCTCATTTGATGCATCATCCATGTCATCATGTCTTCTTGTAGCTTGATGTccgtagatatttttttctgtattaaCCCTCGCTGCGCGAAACATGTCCCAATGTGATTGAATAGAATTCCACCTTCGTCTACTTGCTGAAGTTTAAACTTATTGGTAGGGACAGCAATCGCTAGGACAGTCATCAGAAGCATTACTTTGTGTGCCCAGGGGCAAGGTGCTATTCGTCGTTTGCTAGCTCTCTTGGTTATCTGAGGAGAATACGTTTCGGGTACGTTTGTCCGTTTTGGAGGTTGCACTTGAGCACGTGTGTTGCTTATAAAGAGTAGTTGTTCCTTTTGCGTTACATCGATGATCGCCACTTTAACTGCGGGTCTTTTTAGAATCCCGTTCATGGTTTTCACTTCCACTGACCGTATTTGTCGATCTGGTGCTGGATGCACGTTTACGACTCTACCCTTTGTCCAGCATCCTGGAGGCACGTTGTCTTCAATGATCACGACCACGTCGTCCACTTTGATGGGCTCTATTTTGTTTGTCCATTTATTTCTCTTTATCAGAGTGGACAGGTATTCTTTCTTCCATCGATCCCAGAATATTTTGGCGTTGTGTTGCACCATCTTGAATTGTTTCCTATCGACATGCTGGGTATTAATCGCGTATAGTGGGACTGAATTTGCTCCTCTGCCTATGAGAAAGTGAAATGGTGTGAGTATCTCATCTTCGTCCGTAGATAATGGAATGTGCGTTAATGGGCGAGCGTTTATCATGGCTTAAATTTGGATCAGTGTGGCTCTTAGTGTTTCAGCTgtgggttttcgatttttccattgGTCGTTCATAAATCGAAGTGCCTTCTTAACGATCTGGATGAGCCTTTCCCAAGATCCACCAAAGTGTGGAGCAGCTGGTGGATTGAAATGCCATTCTATGTCATGTTGTAGAGCCGCTTTACCTCCCATTTGTTGGTTTACTTCTTCAATTAAACGTTTTAACTCCTTTTCGGCTCCGACAAAATTAGTTCCGTTATCGCTGTATAAGTGCGAAATCTTTCCGCGGCGGTGTTGGAAATTTCTTAGGCACACAAGAAAACTGTCTGTATCAAGTTTATCTGCCAGCTCGATATGTACGGCTCTTGTAGACATACATGTAAATATGCACCCCCATCTTTTCTCAATTGATCTCTTCACCACAACTTCCAGGGGACCGAAGTAATCTACTCCGGAATGCAAGAAAGGTGGGTTGTATGGGTTACATCTGAATGCTGGTAGTGGCGCCATCGTTGGTGCTTTCGGTGTTGCCGCATATATAATGCATCTTTGACAACagcttttacattttttaatacGTTCCTGATATTTATGATCCAGAACTTTTGCCGTAGTGCTGCTATCACCACGTTATCGGCTTGATGGAGATATCTCTCATGGTAGCTTCGCACAATCATTCTTACTATTCTCCCCTTGTTGGGAAGCAGGATTGGGGTTCTTGCACTTTCGGGAATTGCTCTAATATTTTCTAATCTACCTCGGGATCTTAGGATGCCGTGTTCATCTAAGTACGGCATTAGTGTCCGGAGGCTGCTGGATTTCTTTACTTCCTTCCGATTTTGTAGTAGTTTCATTTCTTCAGAAAACCCTTCCCACTGTGCCTTTCGATAGAGTgcatttttgcttgtttaacGTTTCAAAGCTTATTCTTTTCTCAAATGTTCTTTTGTCCTTTACAAAGTCTGTGAACTTTTTCAGATACGTCACGTGTTCGAGGAGTCGTTCCCAGGTCGAATAATTTTCCTCATATATAAAGTTCTCTCGATGAATAGCGACTACGCGAACTTCCTCATTTGTAGTTGGTGTTTGTTGAACCTAAGGCCAGAGTTGTTCTTCTTCACTCAGAAATGTTGGCCCGTCGAACCATGGACGTGTGTCTTTCACTAATTTAGTGCCGATATCTGCCGGATTTTGCTTAGTTGGCACGTATCGTCATTGATTTATGCTAGATGATTCTAGTATTTCTGAAATTCTATGTGACACGAACTGATGGTATTTACGGTGTTTGCTGTTAATCCACCACAACACTGTTTGAGAATCACTCCAGTATGTAACGCTAGTCACTTGCATTTGCAGTTCATTCACTATAGTTTCCGTTAATCGAACTCCCATTactgctgcttgcaattccaGCCGTGGAATCGACATTGTTTTTATTGGCGCTACGCGTGATTTACCGGCAATTAGTCGCACAATACAAGAACTTCCGTAGTGGCTGCGTGCGTATACGAGCGCTGCAAATGCATCTTCGGAAGCATCGACGAAGGTATGTAAGTCCAGCTTTTCCGGTCTTTTTGTCACAATTTGCCTTGTTATACTTAGTTCACTTGTTTTAAGgaccatttttttccactcattccatttttcttccagaGTGTCCGAAAGATCGTTATCCCAGTGTTCAGTCTCGATATGAGCCAGTTGCATCAGCTTTTTACCGTGTATTGTCACGTGACTTATAAGTCCAAGCGGATCAAAGATGCTCATGGTAAAACTGAGTAATTCTCGCTTAGTTAATTTCGTTGTACTCGTTGTTTCCGGTATTTTCACCTTGTATAAAAACGTATCGTTGTTTGTATCCCACTGCACTCCGAGTATTTTTTCAATGTCtgtatccttttcttcgattgtCACTATGTTCGGGAGCGTTTGCCTACGTTCCCTTGAAATGGATTTAAGTAGTTCCTTTGTATTTAACGTAAAGTTGAGAATATAAAATCCACCGTTCTGATGCACTTCAATCACTTGACGCGTTGTTTCTACCGCTTCACTTATCGAGAAGAAACTGTCTAGATAATCGTCAACGTAGTGTTGATTTACGATGGGATTCACTGCCAATGCGTGGGTATTGTTGTGTATTTCGGCGTTACGATTTTTCACTACTTGTGCACAAGATGGAGAGCACGTCGCTCCAAACGTCATCACCTGCATCACGTATGTATCCGGTTCCTTATTGTTGTCACAATCACGCCACAGGATTCGTTGAGCGTCTCGGTCTTCGCGTCGAATCTTCACTtgttgaaacaattttttaatgtCTCCGGTGACACAGATATTCCCTTCACGGAATCGTATTAGAACACCATATAATGAGGCCATTTCGTCTGGCCCAGTTAGTAACTGTGAATTTAGCGAGACACCTTTCACTGTTGCAGCTGCGTCGAAAACTAATCTTGGCTTTGGAACGGGCTTGTTGCGATTCACGACAATGAAGTGCGGTAGGTAGAAACTcttgtctgttttttgttttgcttcttccgggGTGAGTTTGCGAAGGTAACCTTTCTCGACATATTCTTTGAACTGATTACCTAACCATGCTTGTAATTGCGGATTGTTTCTAAGCTGTTTTTCTTGAGACTCAAGACGTCGTAATGCGTTATTATAGCTCGGTGGAAATTTTACTTCATCGTTTTTCCATAGCAAACCTATTTCAAATCTATCACTGTcttattttaatgtattttcaattattctttCTGCACGTTTATCTTCTTCTGATTTTAATTCCTGATTGTATTTCACTCCAAAGTCTTCTGTGGTAAAATATCTCctaattatttcattcattttctcttcttgtttGTGAATCAGGAGGTGATTTGAATCGTAGTATTCCTTAGTAAGATCTGTTCCAAAAATGATCCATCCAAGTTTTGTCTCAATGGCGACAGGATCAT
This window harbors:
- the LOC128730406 gene encoding histone H3-like isoform X2, with product MLKAKETAREGSGGKAPRKQLATKAAPKSAPATGGVKKPHRYCPVTVALREIRRYQKSTELLIRKLPFQRLVREIAQDFKTDLRFQSSAVMVLQEASEAYLVGLFEDTNLCAILAKRVTIMPKDTQLARRIRGERA
- the LOC128730406 gene encoding histone H3-like isoform X1, which encodes MLKAKETAREGTGGKAPRKQLATKAAPKSAPATGGVKKPHRYCPVTVALREIRRYQKSTELLIRKLPFQRLVREIAQDFKTDLRFQSSAVMVLQEASEAYLVGLFEDTNLCAILAKRVTIMPKDTQLARRIRGERA